From a single Athene noctua chromosome 2, bAthNoc1.hap1.1, whole genome shotgun sequence genomic region:
- the JCAD gene encoding junctional cadherin 5-associated protein isoform X2 encodes MFSVEDLLISHGYKLSKNPTVSYENRYDGYRHEITGNRSAQRTLNGFEAESRAGAYSKKPLVKTNSSSTESSHGSQGRQAGPGYHHDLQGLSTFHTSEGGVYDRPQLARSSQPKTDKDLAYWRRRGQDFSVLLGYSQKAGVEMKGPAAALGAPRHPKENQLKVGTGAGYVRRSGLQESCEMPGDCKWQSLGMESWNQPKKVGRQMSEGDREKLLQELYSLTLGDNVLSTHNKGKSQSLPRVLSPESMRCVEMPSLTNSNNSLSVSKTPSYPPNRLSVEPAKHHETGGHFLPLVKPKYGRPLKPPSYELQRQTRAPAETTAFQDHYQKDEPISYLAKVTEPRQDACIQDSGLEPPVYVPPPSYKSPPHQNVTPHPLSEVPNTNTHASSGQQGPAERVVPCQQPGMNTFEAAGDRCKENHLPHGKQSHARRPADYLRSVQYIPFDDPRIRHIKIAPPEGLQDNAKYTENACNPSSGALQGRDLEVQYNSAFLDASNLSNSAKGERTSDSSTHSNRWLAPSIRDQENCALPDQRDSCSTISHSPHNEASSEYTKGKLSVRNSHMDSTCETVTKVKKFEPGTGMQSKKSSKKKMNETIFCLVSIPVKSESNLPDTDRNNNITQSPDKNGFDNNGALQEQSLLSMSSTDLELQALTGSMTNKNELQKQELWRPEEFKQMNDLRFIQPTKHRELKYSGSWPGDQYKDQQTQTSFTEEPKSPQFFHGTKPGQPNSNKLLSPKLPGCTTSTMGSKQTGLPPEERSCRQSAYGMKGQMYLSQSSNSAFSRTATSVLQAPSPKPHQSQHVPAQERETGLLSKGDVVKGEAGAPCNSKELFGQFLLKPVSRRPWDAISELESFNKELQGQEESTSSEEDLESAAASPQAGALTQRRASRSEKLNQEPKHGGKLEIVVPEVPVFKSGRVKSKSESWSMEMERGGEPGCIVSGGFSQPGGSSEGVRPADGSLITEMRTGEAKSRTSNQPVRVGPLKRVLSSSPSSLCHSNPFNNPVLQEMSEDQNYLDFVKLSKGATPTNDTVLERGSVVRLSLTKRNQGRSEPDLRSVGLDVAPGPGANNSDHSSNANAVEIPVNESLQARAARILGIDIAVESLLPDDRVGPHPGTSPANGTQDFESSVGSRISDKEGKKESSYEGRRKCGWTESALFVKVGGRSLYPDECQTTPQEASAKTRVNKQVVEQPSSPSQGEDQNLVCKSSVYQHSEKKVRSTSKVIETLQGKLTSPPSRTAMDRLVRMKEVDSVSRMRRLSIKSADSGEEVDEEKMLRVQEERGSKLASSGAVSKRVISLSENGYLGGMDKKKINRDFSLDMYDPTKVEKV; translated from the exons ATGTTCAGTGTTGAGGATCTCCTGATTTCTCATGGATACAAATTGTCAAAAAATCCCACTGTTTCATATGAGAACAGGTATGATGGATACCGGCATGAAATCACGGGGAACAGATCGGCTCAGAGAACGCTGAATGGGTTTGAGGCAGAATCGAGAGCTGGGGCTTACAGCAAGAAACCTCTGGTGAAAACCAACTCGAGCAGCACTGAAAGCAGCCATGGGAGCCAAGGGAGGCAAGCAGGTCCTGGTTACCACCATGACCTTCAGGGTTTGTCCACTTTTCATACTTCAGAAGGGGG ggTTTATGACAGGCCTCAATTAGCACGGTCTTCCCAGCCCAAGACTGATAAAGATCTCGCCTATTGGAGAAGACGAGGACAGGACTTCAGTGTGCTCCTGGGCTATTCCCAGAAAGCCGGTGTGGAAATGAAAGGCccggctgcagccctgggggcacCCCGGCACCCCAAAGAGAATCAGCTGAAGGTGGGGACAGGTGCAGGGTACGTCAGAAGAAGTGGCTTGCAGGAGAGTTGTGAAATGCCCGGTGACTGCAAGTGGCAAAGTTTGGGAATGGAAAGCTGGAACCAGCCAAAAAAGGTTGGGAGGCAAATGTCCGAGGGTGACAGGGAGAAGCTGCTTCAAGAGCTGTATTCACTGACCCTGGGAGACAATGTACTGAGCACCCACAACAAGGGGAAATCACAGTCGTTGCCAAGGGTCCTTTCACCCGAGAGCATGAGGTGTGTGGAAATGCCCTCTCTGaccaacagtaacaactctctcAGTGTGTCTAAAACCCCTTCCTATCCCCCAAACAGACTGAGTGTGGAACCAGCGAAGCACCATGAAACGGGAGGCCATTTCCTTCCCCTGGTGAAACCCAAGTATGGGAGACCTCTCAAGCCTCCGTCCTATGAACTGCAGCGGCAGACCAGGGCACCTGCGGAAACCACGGCTTTCCAGGACCACTACCAGAAAGATGAACCCATCTCCTACTTAGCCAAAGTAACTGAGCCAAGGCAAGATGCTTGCATTCAAGACTCTGGTTTGGAGCCCCCAGTCTACGTACCTCCACCTTCTTACAAATCCCCACCTCACCAAAACGTCACCCCACATCCCCTCAGTGAAGTGCCTAACACCAACACGCACGCCAGCAGCGGCCAGCAGGGTCCTGCAGAGCGGGTTGTCCCCTGCCAACAACCAGGCATGAATACTTTTGAAGCAGCAGGTGACCGTTGCAAAGAGAACCATCTTCCTCACGGGAAACAAAGCCACGCAAGGCGCCCTGCTGACTACCTGCGTTCTGTTCAGTATATTCCCTTTGATGATCCTCGGATACGACATATTAAAATTGCACCACCGGAAGGTCTGCAGGACAATGCTAAATACACTGAAAATGCATGTAATCCCAGTTCTGGTGCTTTGCAAGGGAGAGATCTTGAAGTACAGTACAACAGTGCCTTTTTGGATGCATCAAACTTGTCCAATTCTGCAAAGGGAGAAAGAACTTCTGACAGCTCCACCCATAGCAACAGATGGTTGGCACCATCCATCCGAGATCAGGAAAATTGTGCCTTGCCGGACCAAAGAGACAGTTGTAGCACAATTAGTCACAGCCCCCATAATGAAGCCAGCTCTGAGTACACAAAAGGCAAACTTTCTGTAAGAAATTCACATATGGACAGCACCTGTGAGACTGTTACAAAAGTGAAAAAGTTTGAACCTGGAACCGGGATGCAGAGCAAAAagagttcaaagaaaaaaatgaatgaaactaTATTTTGTTTGGTCTCTATCCCAGTTAAATCAGAATCCAATCTGCCAGATACAGATAGGAACAACAACATAACCCAGAGCCCTGATAAGAATGGGTTTGATAACAATGGGGCTTTGCAAGAACAAAGTCTCTTAAGTATGTCTTCAACAGACTTGGAGTTACAAGCGCTTACAGGAAGCATGACCAATAAAAATGAGTTACAAAAACAAGAGCTGTGGAGACCAGAAGAGTTCAAACAAATGAATGACCTCAGATTTATTCAGCCTACAAAACACAGAGAGCTCAAATACTCTGGCTCCTGGCCAGGTGATCAGTACAAAGACCAGCAGACACAGACCAGTTTCACCGAGGAACCTAAAAGCCCACAATTTTTCCATGGTACAAAGCCTGGGCAGCCCAATAGTAACAAACTGCTGTCTCCAAAGCTCCCAGGATGTACAACATCCACAATGGGGTCAAAACAGACAGGGTTACCTCCTGAGGAGAGAAGCTGCAGACAGAGCGCTTACGGCATGAAGGGTCAGATGTACCTCAGCCAGTCTAGCAACAGTGCGTTTTCCAGGACTGCTACCTCAGTCCTTCaggccccctccccaaaaccccaccaGAGCCAGCACGTGCCTGCCCAGGAGAGGGAAACAGGCCTTCTTTCCAAGGGGGATGTAGTTAAGGGAGAAGCAGGCGCTCCCTGCAACAGTAAAGAGCTGTTTGGGCAGTTCCTGTTGAAGCCTGTAAGTCGCCGTCCCTGGGATGCAATAAGTGAGCTAGAAAGTTTTAACAAGgagctgcaagggcaggaggagagcACAAGCAGTGAAGAAGATTTGGAAAGTGCTGCGGCTTCTCCACAGGCAGGTGCCCTTACACAGAGGAGGGCATCCAGAAGTGAGAAGTTGAACCAGGAGCCAAAACACGGTGGGAAATTGGAAATAGTTGTGCCAGAGGTGCCTGTATTTAAGTCAGGAAGAGTTAAAAGTAAGTCTGAAAGTTGGAGCATGGAGATGGAGCGAGGTGGTGAGCCAGGCTGCATTGTCTCTGGAGGCTTCTCGCAGCCAGGAGGGAGCAGTGAAGGAGTCAGGCCAGCAGATGGAAGTCTGATAACAGAAATGAGGACAGGGGAAGCCAAGAGCAGAACAAGCAATCAGCCAGTTCGAGTGGGGCCTCTCAAGAGAGTTTTGTCCAGTAGCCCAAGCAGTTTGTGTCACAGTAATCCTTTCAATAACCCTGTCTTGCAGGAGATGAGCGAAGACCAAAATTACCTAGACTTCGTTAAACTGAGCAAAGGTGCGACTCCCACAAATGATACTGTATTAGAGAGAGGCTCAGTAGTACGCTTGTCACTAACGAAGAGGAACCAAGGGCGCTCTGAGCCAGATTTGAGGTCAGTGGGACTTGATGTAGCCCCAGGACCTGGTGCTAACAATTCTGATCACTCTTCAAATGCAAATGCAGTGGAAATCCCTGTGAATGAGTCATTGCAGGCAAGAGCTGCAAGAATTTTAGGTATAGATATAGCAGTGGAGTCTCTCCTTCCAGATGACCGTGTTGGGCCTCACCCAGGCACTAGCCCTGCAAATGGTACCCAGGACTTTGAGTCATCAGTGGGGAGCAGAATAAgtgacaaagaaggaaaaaaagagagttctTATGAAGGCAGACGAAAGTGCGGCTGGACAGAGAGTGCTCTGTTTGTCAAAGTGGGAGGCCGATCTTTATACCCTGATGAATGCCAGACCACTCCCCAGGAAGCCAGCGCTAAAACACGGGTAAATAAGCAAGTTGTTGAACAACCTTCGAGTCCCAGCCAAGGTGAGGACCAAAACTTGGTTTGCAAGTCATCTGTATATCagcattcagaaaagaaagtgagAAGCACCTCAAAAGTGATAGAGACACTCCAAGGCAAGCTCACTTCTCCACCTAGCCGGACTGCCATGGATCGCTTAGTGCGAATGAAAGAAGTTGACTCTGTGTCCCGGATGAGACGTCTGAGCATTAAGAGCGCAGACTCGGGAGAGGAGGTGGATGAGGAGAAGATGTTGAGGGTAcaagaggaaagaggaagcaaACTGGCAAGCTCAGGGGCTGTTTCAAAGCGTGTTATCTCTCTCAGTGAAAACGGATATTTAGGTGGAATGGACAAGAAGAAGATCaacagagatttttctttag